The proteins below come from a single Hippocampus zosterae strain Florida chromosome 5, ASM2543408v3, whole genome shotgun sequence genomic window:
- the abhd16a gene encoding phosphatidylserine lipase ABHD16A isoform X2, with amino-acid sequence MAARLWLRCVFGPHLQRIHRRPDQIWPDGRLVRTGWNYQPGSLEKHTDSILGWASAMWYLSYCSSPLLVCYLYGKGYICSSKLAPLSQYVATTLLCLLGVACLRGWGRWKNVQYLEFVSVLEEAKKNHSPDSKKLRCYNFDFSHWPADFSWTEVGNPKSSKAGVSLLKHQPRPRGAADGALRSVRALLCHVVSYLIVHSFGRRMLYPGSVGLLQKAMRPMLEQGQAKLIEEFDGQRNKLVACDGNEIDTMFVDRRRHGGSKAHTLVICCEGNAGFYEVGCMNTPLEGGYSVLGWNHPGFGGSTGVPFPQNEANAMDVVIQFAVHKLGFQLSDIVIYAWSIGGFTASWAVMSYPEIKAVVLDASFDDLLPLALKVMPESWRPLVHYTVRQYINLNVSEQLLKYQGPVLLVRRTRDEIITTTNHVDVASNRGNDLLLNLLQFRYPQIMTLEGLDVVRQWLRASTHGEEVSVYSGYQVDDDWCTSVLLSYGGDADVKFPWNYGERMTTREKQQLALFLARKHMRNFETTHCTPLPASEFHLPWELY; translated from the exons ATGGCCGCCCGGTTATGGCTTCGTTGTGTTTTCGGACCTCACCTGCAAAGAATTCATCGCCGCCCGGACCAGATTTGGCCTGATGGACGACTGGTCAGGACG GGATGGAACTACCAGCCTGGGAGTTTGGAGAAACACACCGACAGCATTCTCGGTTGG gCTTCAGCCATGTGGTATCTGTCCTACTGCAGCTCTCCCTTACTGGTTTGCTATCTGTATGGAAAAG GCTACATCTGCAGCAGTAAGTTGGCGCCTTTGAGTCAGTACGTGGCGACGACGTTGCTGTGTCTCCTTGGCGTGGCGTGTCTCCGAG GCTGGGGAAGATGGAAGAACGTTCAGTATTTGGAGTTTGTTTCCGTTTTGGAGGAGGCCAAGAAGAATCACTCGCCAGACAGCAAG AAGCTGAGATGCTACAACTTTGACTTCTCTCACTGGCCTGCTGATTTCAGCTGGACCGAAGTCGGCAACCC GAAGTCCAGCAAGGCCGGCGTGTCGCTGCTGAAGCACCAGCCCCGCCCGAGGGGAGCGGCGGACGGCGCGCTGCGCTCCGTCCGCGCTCTGCTCTGCCACGTCGTCAG TTACCTCATCGTGCACTCCTTCGGGAGGAGGATGCTCTATCCGGGCTCGGTGGGACTGCTGCAAAAAGCCATGAGGCCCATGCTGGAGCAAGGCCAGGCCAAGCTCATCGAGGAG TTTGACGGCCAGAGGAACAAGCTGGTGGCCTGCGACGGCAACGAGATCGACACCATGTTTGTGGACCGCAGGAGACACGGCGGGTCCAAGGCCCACACGCTG GTCATCTGCTGCGAGGGCAACGCCGGCTTCTATGAGGTGGGGTGTATGAACACCCCGCTGGAGG GCGGCTACTCCGTCCTGGGCTGGAATCATCCGGGCTTCGGAGGCAGCACG GGGGTTCCCTTCCCGCAGAATGAAGCCAACGCCATGGACGTGGTCATCCAGTTCGCCGTGCACAAGCTGGGCTTTCAACTCTCCGACATCGTCATTTACGCCTGGTCCATCGGCGGATTCACAG CCAGTTGGGCAGTGATGTCATACCCCGAAATCAAGGCGGTGGTGCTTGACGCTTCTTTCGATGACCTTCTACCTCTGGCCCTCAAGGTCATGCCCGAAAGCTGGA GGCCGCTGGTTCATTACACGGTGCGGCAGTACATCAACCTCAACGTTTCCGAGCAGCTTCTCAA ATACCAGGGACCCGTGCTGCTCGTGCGCAGAACCAGAGATGAGATCATCACCACCAC GAATCACGTTGATGTCGCGTCCAACCGAGGAAACGACCTCCTGCTCAATCTGCTGCAGTTCAG GTATCCCCAAATAATGACCTTGGAAGGGTTGGATGTGGTCCGACAATGGCTGCGTGCCTCCACCCACGGAGAGGAAG TGTCCGTGTACAGCGGCTACCAGGTGGACGACGACTGGTGCACGTCCGTTTTGCTGTCGTACGGCGGCGACGCCGATGTCAAGTTTCCCTGGAATTATG GTGAGCGCATGACTACCCGAGAGAAGCAACAGCTGGCTCTCTTCCTG GCTCGCAAACACATGAGAAACTTTGAAACGACGCACTGCACGCCGCTTCCCGCGTCGGAGTTCCACCTCCCGTGGGAGCTGTATTAG
- the abhd16a gene encoding phosphatidylserine lipase ABHD16A isoform X1, translated as MAARLWLRCVFGPHLQRIHRRPDQIWPDGRLVRTGWNYQPGSLEKHTDSILGWASAMWYLSYCSSPLLVCYLYGKGYICSSKLAPLSQYVATTLLCLLGVACLRGWGRWKNVQYLEFVSVLEEAKKNHSPDSKKKLRCYNFDFSHWPADFSWTEVGNPKSSKAGVSLLKHQPRPRGAADGALRSVRALLCHVVSYLIVHSFGRRMLYPGSVGLLQKAMRPMLEQGQAKLIEEFDGQRNKLVACDGNEIDTMFVDRRRHGGSKAHTLVICCEGNAGFYEVGCMNTPLEGGYSVLGWNHPGFGGSTGVPFPQNEANAMDVVIQFAVHKLGFQLSDIVIYAWSIGGFTASWAVMSYPEIKAVVLDASFDDLLPLALKVMPESWRPLVHYTVRQYINLNVSEQLLKYQGPVLLVRRTRDEIITTTNHVDVASNRGNDLLLNLLQFRYPQIMTLEGLDVVRQWLRASTHGEEVSVYSGYQVDDDWCTSVLLSYGGDADVKFPWNYGERMTTREKQQLALFLARKHMRNFETTHCTPLPASEFHLPWELY; from the exons ATGGCCGCCCGGTTATGGCTTCGTTGTGTTTTCGGACCTCACCTGCAAAGAATTCATCGCCGCCCGGACCAGATTTGGCCTGATGGACGACTGGTCAGGACG GGATGGAACTACCAGCCTGGGAGTTTGGAGAAACACACCGACAGCATTCTCGGTTGG gCTTCAGCCATGTGGTATCTGTCCTACTGCAGCTCTCCCTTACTGGTTTGCTATCTGTATGGAAAAG GCTACATCTGCAGCAGTAAGTTGGCGCCTTTGAGTCAGTACGTGGCGACGACGTTGCTGTGTCTCCTTGGCGTGGCGTGTCTCCGAG GCTGGGGAAGATGGAAGAACGTTCAGTATTTGGAGTTTGTTTCCGTTTTGGAGGAGGCCAAGAAGAATCACTCGCCAGACAGCAAG AAGAAGCTGAGATGCTACAACTTTGACTTCTCTCACTGGCCTGCTGATTTCAGCTGGACCGAAGTCGGCAACCC GAAGTCCAGCAAGGCCGGCGTGTCGCTGCTGAAGCACCAGCCCCGCCCGAGGGGAGCGGCGGACGGCGCGCTGCGCTCCGTCCGCGCTCTGCTCTGCCACGTCGTCAG TTACCTCATCGTGCACTCCTTCGGGAGGAGGATGCTCTATCCGGGCTCGGTGGGACTGCTGCAAAAAGCCATGAGGCCCATGCTGGAGCAAGGCCAGGCCAAGCTCATCGAGGAG TTTGACGGCCAGAGGAACAAGCTGGTGGCCTGCGACGGCAACGAGATCGACACCATGTTTGTGGACCGCAGGAGACACGGCGGGTCCAAGGCCCACACGCTG GTCATCTGCTGCGAGGGCAACGCCGGCTTCTATGAGGTGGGGTGTATGAACACCCCGCTGGAGG GCGGCTACTCCGTCCTGGGCTGGAATCATCCGGGCTTCGGAGGCAGCACG GGGGTTCCCTTCCCGCAGAATGAAGCCAACGCCATGGACGTGGTCATCCAGTTCGCCGTGCACAAGCTGGGCTTTCAACTCTCCGACATCGTCATTTACGCCTGGTCCATCGGCGGATTCACAG CCAGTTGGGCAGTGATGTCATACCCCGAAATCAAGGCGGTGGTGCTTGACGCTTCTTTCGATGACCTTCTACCTCTGGCCCTCAAGGTCATGCCCGAAAGCTGGA GGCCGCTGGTTCATTACACGGTGCGGCAGTACATCAACCTCAACGTTTCCGAGCAGCTTCTCAA ATACCAGGGACCCGTGCTGCTCGTGCGCAGAACCAGAGATGAGATCATCACCACCAC GAATCACGTTGATGTCGCGTCCAACCGAGGAAACGACCTCCTGCTCAATCTGCTGCAGTTCAG GTATCCCCAAATAATGACCTTGGAAGGGTTGGATGTGGTCCGACAATGGCTGCGTGCCTCCACCCACGGAGAGGAAG TGTCCGTGTACAGCGGCTACCAGGTGGACGACGACTGGTGCACGTCCGTTTTGCTGTCGTACGGCGGCGACGCCGATGTCAAGTTTCCCTGGAATTATG GTGAGCGCATGACTACCCGAGAGAAGCAACAGCTGGCTCTCTTCCTG GCTCGCAAACACATGAGAAACTTTGAAACGACGCACTGCACGCCGCTTCCCGCGTCGGAGTTCCACCTCCCGTGGGAGCTGTATTAG
- the vars1 gene encoding valine--tRNA ligase, with product MATLYVSPHPDDFRSLLALLAAEAWPSSGVKTVTDKPPANLCARSTPALVLGAGDGGAVLSGANAVAWYLAVQGKRAGAGVKQQSEVRQWLSFADNELIPPSCAVVFPLMGVTLDKKLQQTSRVELLRILKLLDKMLEPRTYLVGESVTLADMAVASALLLPFKYALEPSDRDALTNVTRWFTTCINQPHFIKVLGKVTLCEKMAPVKTNAEAKACSNPSAAAAAGDMAQATLNGPPKTEAQLKKEAKKREKLEKFQQKKEMEAKKKTQPATEKKAKPEKKELGVISYNIPTPAGEKKDVVSPLPDSYSPQYVEAAWYPWWEKRGFFKPEYGRQSIGDPNPQGIFMMCIPPPNVTGSLHLGHALTNAIQDSLTRWHRMRGETTLWNPGCDHAGIATQVVVEKKLMRDMGKSRHELGREKFIEEVWKWKNEKGDRIYHQLKKLGSSLDWDRACFTMDPKLSYAVQEAFIRMHDEGVIYRSKRLVNWSCSLNSAISDIEVDKKELTGRTLLPVPGYKDKVEFGVLVSFAYKVDGSDEEVIVATTRIETMLGDTAVAVHPDDSRYRHLKGKMVAHPFCERKMPVVFDDFVDMSFGTGAVKITPAHDHNDYEVGVRHGLPFVNILDENGLLINVPPPFLGMKRFEARKAVLEALQDRGHFREVKDNPMVVPVCSRSKDIVEPLLKPQWYVSCADMGKQAADAVREGHLKIIPDHHLKTWFNWMDNIRDWCISRQLWWGHRIPAYFITVNDPSVKPGEDVDGHYWVSGRTAEEAREKAAKRFNVTSDKVTLRQDEDVLDTWFSSGIFPFSIFGWPNETLDLSVFYPGTLLETGHDILFFWVARMVMMGLKLTGKLPFKEVYLHAVVRDAHGRKMSKSLGNVIDPLDVITGISLEGLHAQLTFSNLDPVEVERAKEGQKSDYPNGIPECGTDALRFALCAYTSQGRDINLDVNRILGYRHFCNKLWNAVKFAMKTLGDNFVPSEKAQMCGEESVADRWILSRLSAAVGLCDAGFKAYDFPAITTAIYNFWLYELCDVYLESVKPVFGKEGDEKQAGVCRQTLYTCLDVGLRLLSPIMPFVTEELYQRLPRRRPQLDPPSICVTPYPDAQEFCWNSDEVDRNMDFVMNVVKTIRSLRADYNLTKTRADCYLQCADAAAVSLVQTSNVQIQTLSYSQAVIPLSAEQVVPAGCAVAIASDRCTVNLMIKGLIDVDKELSKLQAKKGELAKLMEKLHDKMATGDYRDKVPLKVQQQDGEKLRQSQTELDKVQEAMDNFSKMK from the exons CTCCAGCAGACTTCCCGTGTTGAGCTGTTGCGCATCCTGAAGCTTCTGGATAAGATGCTGGAGCCAAGAACCTACCTCGTGGGGGAGAGCGTCACCCTCGCCGACATGGCCGTGGCCTCGGCTCTTCTTCTGCCCTTCAAATAC GCTCTGGAGCCATCCGACAGGGACGCGTTGACCAACGTGACCAGATGGTTCACCACCTGCATCAACCAGCCGCACTTCATCAAAGTGCTGGGAAAAGTCACGCTGTGTGAGAAGATGGCGCCGGTGAAGACAAACGCAGAGGCCAAAGCTTGTTCGAATccttccgccgccgccgccgccggtgaCATGGCCCAAGCGACGCTGAACG GGCCGCCCAAGACGGAAGCGCAGCTGAAGAAAGAGgcaaagaagagagaaaagctGGAGAAGTTCCAACAGAAGAAGGAGATGGAGGCCAAGAAGAAGACACAGCCTGCCACAGAG aaaaaggcCAAACCTGAGAAGAAGGAGTTGGGGGTCATCTCCTACAATATTCCTACTCCCGCTGGGGAGAAAAAAG ATGTCGTCAGTCCGCTCCCCGACTCGTACAGTCCTCAATATGTGGAGGCCGCTTGGTATCCCTGGTGGGAGAAGCGGGGATTTTTCAAGCCCGAATACGGG AGGCAAAGTATTGGCGATCCCAACCCGCAAGGCATCTTCATGATGTGCATCCCTCCGCCCAACGTGACCGGATCGCTCCACCTGGGACACGCCCTCACCAACGCCATTCAGGATTCCCTGACCAGATG GCACAGGATGCGCGGCGAGACCACCCTGTGGAATCCGGGCTGCGACCACGCCGGCATCGCCACCCAGGTGGTGGTGGAGAAGAAGCTGATGAGGGACATGGGCAAGAGCCGCCACGAGCTGGGCAGGGAAAAGTTCATCGAGGAAGTGTGGAAGTGGAAGAACGA AAAAGGAGATCGCATCTACCACCAGCTGAAGAAGCTGGGTTCCTCTCTGGACTGGGACCGAGCGTGTTTCACCATGGACCCC AAACTTTCCTACGCGGTGCAGGAGGCCTTCATCCGCATGCACGACGAGGGGGTGATCTACAGGAGCAAGAGGCTGGTCAACTGGTCCTGCTCGCTCAACTCCGCCATCTCGGACATCGAG GTGGACAAGAAGGAGCTGACGGGCCGAACGCTGCTGCCCGTGCCGGGCTACAAAGACAAAGTGGAGTTCGGCGTCTTGGTGTCCTTTGCCTACAAAGTGGACGGCTCAG ACGAGGAGGTGATCGTGGCCACCACTCGTATCGAGACCATGCTGGGCGACACGGCGGTGGCCGTGCACCCCGACGACTCCAGATACCGACACCTGAAGGGCAAGATGGTGGCGCATCCCTTTTGCGAGCGCAAGATGCCCGTTGTTTTTGACGACTTTGTGGACATGAGCTTTGGAACAG GCGCCGTGAAAATCACGCCGGCTCACGACCACAACGACTACGAGGTGGGCGTGCGTCACGGCCTGCCCTTTGTCAACATCCTGGACGAGAACGGCCTGCTCATCAACGTGCCGCCTCCCTTCCTG GGCATGAAGCGCTTTGAGGCCAGGAAAGCGGTGTTGGAGGCGCTTCAGGACAGGGGTCACTTCAGGGAGGTCAAAGACAACCCCATGGTGGTGCCCGTGTGCAG TCGCTCCAAGGACATTGTGGAGCCCCTGTTGAAGCCGCAGTGGTACGTCAGCTGCGCTGACATGGGCAAGCAGGCGGCGGACGCCGTCCGAGAGGGTCACCTAAAAATCATCCCGGACCACCACCTCAAGACCTGGTTCAACTGGATGGACAACATAAG GGACTGGTGCATCTCCCGGCAGCTGTGGTGGGGTCACCGCATCCCCGCTTACTTCATTACTGTCAACGATCCCTCCGTGAAACCGGGAGAG GACGTAGACGGCCATTACTGGGTGAGCGGGAGGACGGCGGAGGAGGCCAGAGAGAAGGCGGCAAAGCGCTTCAACGTGACCTCTGACAAAGTTACACTCAGACAAG ACGAGGATGTTCTGGACACTTGGTTCTCCTCTGGCATTTTCCCCTTTTCCATCTTCGGCTGGCCTAATGAG ACTCTGGACCTGAGTGTTTTCTACCCTGGCACCTTGCTAGAGACGGGTCACGATATCCTATTCTTCTGGGTAGCTCGCATGGTCATGATGGGCCTCAAACTGACCGGCAAGCTGCCCTTTAAAGAG GTTTATCTGCACGCTGTCGTGAGGGACGCCCACGGAAGGAAGATGAGCAAATCTCTGGGCAACGTCATCGACCCTCTTGATGTCATTACTGGGATCTCCCTGGAG GGTCTGCATGCGCAGCTCACATTCAGTAACTTGGACCCAGTGGAGGTGGAGCGAGCCAAGGAGGGCCAGAAGTCAGACTACCCCAACGGCATCCCGGAATGCGGCACAGACGCCCTCCGATTCGCCCTGTGCGCATACACCAGCCAAG GCAGGGACATCAACCTGGACGTCAATCGCATCCTGGGCTACCGTCACTTCTGCAACAAGCTGTGGAACGCCGTCAAGTTTGCCATGAAGACACTGGGGGACAATTTTGTGCCCTCAGAAAAAGCCCAG ATGTGCGGCGAGGAGAGTGTTGCCGACCGCTGGATTCTGTCCAGGCTGAGCGCCGCCGTCGGACTGTGCGACGCCGGCTTCAAGGCGTACGACTTCCCCGCCATCACCACCGCCATCTATAACTTTTGGCTGTACGAGCTCTGCGACGTCTACCTG GAGAGCGTGAAGCCCGTCTTCGGCAAGGAGGGAGACGAGAAGCAGGCCGGCGTGTGCAGGCAGACCTTGTACACATGCTTGGATGTGGGCTTGCGCCTGCTCTCGCCCATCATGCCTTTCGTCACGGAGGAGCTCTACCAGAGGTTGCCGCGGCGACGGCCTCAGCTCGACCCGCCTAGCATCTGTGTCACGCCGTACCCCGACGCTCAAGag TTCTGCTGGAACAGCGACGAGGTGGACCGCAACATGGACTTTGTCATGAACGTGGTCAAGACCATCCGCTCGCTCAGGGCCGACTACAACTTGACTAAGACTCGAGCGGACT GTTACCTTCAGTGCGCGGACGCCGCCGCCGTCTCCCTGGTGCAGACGTCCAACGTCCAGATCCAAACTCTGTCGTACAGTCAGGCTGTGATCCCCctgagcgccgagcaggtggtGCCGGCGGGCTGCGCCGTGGCCATCGCGTCCGACCGATGCACCGTCAACCTCATGATCAAG ggTCTGATCGACGTGGACAAAGAATTGTCCAAGCTGCAGGCGAAGAAAGGCGAGTTGGCCAAGCTGATGGAGAAACTGCACGACAAGATGGCCACCGGCGACTACAGGGACAAGGTGCCGCTCAAGGTGCAGCAGCAGGATGGCGAAAAG CTGCGACAAAGTCAGACGGAGCTGGACAAAGTCCAAGAAGCCATGGACAACTTTAGCAAGATGAAATAA